A genome region from Manihot esculenta cultivar AM560-2 chromosome 5, M.esculenta_v8, whole genome shotgun sequence includes the following:
- the LOC110615869 gene encoding splicing factor U2af small subunit B yields the protein MAEHLASIFGTEKDRVNCPFYFKIGACRHGDRCSRLHNRPTISPTLLLSNMYQRPDMITPGVDAQGQPIDPRKIQEHFEDFYEDIFEELGKFGEIESLNVCDNLADHMIGNVYVQFREEEQAAAALQALQGRFYSGRPIIADFSPVTDFREATCRQYEENNCNRGGYCNFMHVKLIGRELRRKLFGRYRGYRRSRSRSRSGSPRHRRDRDIDRREKDFRDRDRDFRGNGRKSGDRHDRYDRDGGRRRHGSPRRSRSPVREGSEERRARIEQWNREREEKQ from the coding sequence ATGGCGGAGCACTTGGCTTCAATTTTCGGCACCGAGAAGGACCGCGTTAACTGCCCATTCTACTTCAAGATCGGGGCATGCCGCCACGGAGATCGTTGCTCCCGCCTCCACAATCGCCCCACAATATCGCCAACTCTCCTTCTTTCCAATATGTATCAGCGCCCCGATATGATCACCCCGGGCGTCGATGCCCAGGGCCAGCCCATCGACCCCCGAAAGATCCAGGAACACTTCGAGGACTTCTACGAAGACATTTTCGAAGAACTCGGAAAATTTGGTGAGATCGAGAGCCTCAACGTCTGCGATAATCTCGCCGACCACATGATCGGTAACGTCTATGTCCAGTTCAGGGAGGAGGAGCAGGCCGCCGCTGCGTTGCAAGCTCTGCAGGGTCGCTTCTACTCAGGTCGCCCGATTATTGCTGATTTTTCGCCGGTGACTGATTTCCGCGAAGCTACGTGCAGGCAATATGAGGAAAATAATTGTAACCGTGGGGGTTACTGTAACTTCATGCACGTGAAGTTAATTGGGAGAGAGTTGAGGAGGAAACTGTTCGGAAGGTACCGTGGATACAGACGTAGTAGGAGCCGGAGCCGGAGCGGTAGTCCAAGGCACCGGAGGGATAGGGATATTGATAGGCGCGAGAAGGATTTTCGGGACCGAGACCGTGATTTCCGTGGGAATGGGCGTAAGAGCGGAGACAGGCACGACAGGTATGATAGAGATGGTGGCAGAAGAAGACACGGTAGTCCCAGGCGGAGCAGGAGCCCAGTCAGGGAAGGCAGTGAAGAACGCAGAGCCAGGATTGAACAATGGAACAGAGAGAGGGAGGAGAAGCAGTGA